One genomic segment of Rivularia sp. PCC 7116 includes these proteins:
- the selD gene encoding selenide, water dikinase SelD: MQQNIQPLQKDLVLLGGGHSHAIALKMLGMQPLPGVRITLISENSDTPYSGMLPGHIAGFYTRDECHIDLRKLARFVQAQLYIDYVNGIDLKNNRVICANRPDVSFDLLSIDIGSTPSIISVSGATEYAIPAKPVRNLLQHWYRLVENIRSNSQQPVKIAIVGGGAGGVELALSMQGNLCQYHENLEIHLFGRDNQLMPNANVFLGNILQETLIERGIILHLGETVYKVAREEDIQTFNVVCESELQLRCNYIFWVTQASAPKWLASTGIATDEQKFILVNDNLQSLSHPHVFAAGDIATMKNHPRAKAGVFAVRQGKPLFDNLKRSLSGKSLKKYVPQKDYLSLIGTGDGMAIATRGWLTLPPSELLWHWKDYIDRKFMKRFRDLPEMENGAWEDKEITPNPMYCAGCGSKVGGNVLETVLSRVRESQSIREGEDIVIGLDSPDDAAVVKVPKGKVMVQTIDYFTSLINDPYIFAQVAVNHCLSDIFAMGAIPTSVLALATIPYGKSSIVEETLFQLLSGAVKQLNQARVSLIGGHTIQGEKLAFGLSCNGLAEEEKLLHKSGMQENDVLILTKSLGTGVLFAGEMRLQVKGIWIDNAIQSMLLSNQAAAECFLEYGATACTDITGFGLIGHLLEMVKASLIGVELQLSKIPILDGAREISAKEIFSSLYPENLQASSFITNYQSFEFHRNYPLLFDPQTSGGLLASVSVDKADSCLKKLKELGYEEARIIGEVGGEGIRLV, from the coding sequence ATGCAGCAAAATATACAGCCATTGCAAAAAGACCTAGTTTTATTAGGTGGAGGACATTCTCACGCGATCGCGCTCAAAATGCTCGGTATGCAGCCTTTACCTGGAGTTAGAATAACTTTAATTTCGGAGAACAGCGATACTCCTTACTCTGGAATGTTACCGGGACATATAGCCGGATTTTATACTCGCGATGAGTGCCATATTGATTTGCGGAAGTTAGCAAGATTTGTTCAAGCACAACTATATATAGATTATGTCAATGGTATCGATTTGAAAAATAATCGAGTTATTTGTGCAAATCGTCCTGATGTCAGTTTTGATTTATTATCGATTGATATAGGCTCTACTCCATCAATAATTTCTGTATCTGGTGCTACAGAATATGCAATTCCAGCGAAACCTGTCAGAAATCTGCTGCAACATTGGTACAGGCTTGTAGAAAATATTAGAAGTAATTCTCAACAACCGGTCAAAATTGCAATTGTTGGTGGTGGTGCTGGGGGTGTAGAGTTAGCGCTGTCGATGCAAGGAAATTTATGTCAATATCATGAAAATTTAGAAATTCATTTGTTTGGCAGAGATAATCAATTGATGCCCAATGCTAATGTTTTTTTAGGAAATATTTTGCAGGAAACTCTAATAGAGCGCGGTATAATCTTGCATCTAGGTGAGACAGTATACAAAGTTGCACGAGAAGAAGATATACAAACATTTAATGTAGTATGTGAATCGGAATTGCAGCTTCGATGCAATTATATATTCTGGGTAACGCAGGCATCCGCGCCAAAATGGTTGGCATCGACGGGAATTGCTACGGATGAGCAAAAGTTTATTTTAGTAAACGATAATTTACAGTCGTTATCTCACCCGCACGTGTTTGCTGCTGGAGACATCGCGACGATGAAAAATCATCCTCGGGCTAAGGCTGGGGTGTTTGCAGTACGTCAGGGTAAACCTTTATTTGACAATTTAAAAAGAAGTTTGTCAGGAAAAAGTCTGAAAAAGTATGTACCCCAGAAGGATTATTTAAGTTTAATCGGTACCGGTGACGGAATGGCGATCGCTACTCGTGGATGGTTGACTTTACCACCATCCGAACTATTGTGGCATTGGAAGGATTATATTGACAGAAAGTTTATGAAGCGTTTTCGGGATTTACCGGAAATGGAAAATGGGGCATGGGAAGATAAAGAAATAACTCCTAACCCGATGTATTGTGCTGGATGTGGTTCTAAGGTTGGTGGTAATGTTTTAGAAACTGTTTTAAGTAGAGTTAGAGAATCTCAATCTATTCGCGAAGGGGAAGATATTGTTATCGGTTTGGATTCTCCGGATGATGCTGCTGTGGTGAAGGTACCCAAGGGGAAGGTGATGGTACAAACGATTGATTATTTTACTAGTTTAATTAACGATCCTTACATTTTTGCACAAGTTGCTGTCAATCATTGTTTGAGCGATATTTTTGCAATGGGAGCGATTCCGACGAGCGTTTTGGCTTTGGCTACTATTCCTTATGGAAAATCTTCCATAGTTGAGGAAACTTTATTTCAGTTATTATCTGGTGCTGTAAAACAGTTAAATCAAGCACGAGTATCTTTAATTGGGGGACATACTATTCAAGGAGAAAAGTTAGCTTTTGGGTTGTCTTGTAATGGTTTGGCTGAGGAAGAGAAACTTTTACATAAAAGTGGAATGCAGGAGAATGACGTTTTAATTTTAACTAAGTCGCTGGGTACGGGGGTTTTATTCGCTGGTGAAATGCGTCTTCAAGTTAAAGGAATTTGGATTGATAATGCGATACAATCAATGTTGTTATCAAATCAAGCTGCTGCTGAATGTTTTTTGGAATATGGTGCAACTGCTTGTACTGATATTACGGGTTTTGGTTTAATTGGGCATTTATTAGAAATGGTAAAAGCCTCATTAATCGGAGTTGAGTTACAGTTATCTAAAATTCCGATTTTGGATGGAGCTAGGGAAATTTCAGCAAAGGAGATTTTTAGCTCGCTTTATCCAGAAAATTTACAGGCTTCGAGTTTTATTACGAATTATCAAAGTTTTGAATTTCATCGCAATTATCCGTTATTATTCGATCCGCAAACTTCCGGTGGGTTGTTAGCTTCGGTTTCTGTTGATAAAGCTGATAGTTGTTTGAAGAAGTTGAAGGAGTTGGGTTATGAAGAAGCGAGGATTATTGGTGAAGTTGGAGGAGAGGGGATAAGGTTGGTTTAA
- a CDS encoding DUF4419 domain-containing protein, translating into MSQIASILHHDENEICFKVDEVDVFKNLLPLQTCFKQLEKRLNSSLIAFSHDENFEVIEQLNNSNLHSLVNAVHQAFAEHRPLLLTPDAIWMAIAEGFAQHINNNAERLRYQFVSHSSKRELKVAVEKLTNNQDWQQAVELWSKLIDENVKADIADLMVCDFSTTTPIIRTASQVVMMDALKQYFDYGLYAICGIPWIIVLGSIDDWQKIRERVAIISQYDLDWWTKRLLPICDGFIETVAGKPSLEFWQHICKPQSMYGGDVITGWLADLFPYLKDDITKSPTYKNPILETPREELTINHGIPPRMFPNGISQASFSLSTLQGESHLELIAGFIGVCQNQQTGCLHPEIGWGIRQQDNFVGILNKLEKEHQLNSPTNWEFEEGSYMNELPADLIQLLERFDGGTLFANTEHPWNIKAFKEYTPCKITDNKVFTIFIQLKDNRCIAFANIRRKNGKFGDKDYRTWFEWWIVVGKPILIEDKGSIESKSWILKPESTKMIAKGIPQLFERIIQAEGRYYFDAEDFIADESIQILS; encoded by the coding sequence ATGAGTCAAATTGCTTCAATACTCCACCACGATGAAAATGAAATATGTTTTAAAGTTGATGAGGTAGACGTTTTTAAAAACTTGTTACCGCTACAAACTTGTTTTAAACAGTTAGAAAAAAGATTAAATTCGAGTTTAATTGCTTTTAGTCATGATGAGAATTTTGAAGTTATAGAGCAATTAAACAACTCGAACTTACATTCCCTTGTAAATGCAGTTCATCAAGCTTTTGCAGAGCATCGTCCTTTATTACTGACTCCCGATGCTATCTGGATGGCGATCGCTGAGGGTTTTGCTCAACATATCAATAATAATGCAGAACGGTTACGCTATCAATTCGTTAGTCATTCGAGCAAGAGAGAATTAAAAGTTGCTGTGGAGAAGCTTACCAATAATCAAGATTGGCAGCAAGCTGTGGAATTATGGTCAAAGCTAATTGACGAAAATGTCAAAGCTGATATTGCCGATTTGATGGTTTGCGATTTTAGTACCACTACGCCAATTATTCGTACAGCCAGTCAAGTTGTGATGATGGATGCTTTGAAGCAATACTTTGATTATGGGTTGTATGCGATTTGCGGTATCCCTTGGATTATTGTACTGGGAAGCATTGACGATTGGCAGAAGATTCGGGAAAGGGTAGCAATCATAAGTCAATATGATTTGGATTGGTGGACAAAAAGATTATTACCAATTTGCGACGGCTTTATTGAAACGGTTGCTGGTAAACCAAGTTTGGAATTTTGGCAGCACATCTGTAAACCGCAATCTATGTATGGGGGAGATGTAATTACTGGGTGGTTAGCGGATTTGTTTCCCTATTTAAAAGATGATATTACCAAATCCCCTACATATAAAAATCCGATTTTAGAAACACCACGAGAAGAATTGACGATAAATCACGGAATTCCACCACGAATGTTCCCTAACGGAATTTCTCAAGCTTCATTTTCCTTAAGCACTCTTCAAGGAGAATCACATTTGGAATTAATTGCTGGTTTTATCGGAGTTTGTCAAAATCAACAAACTGGTTGTCTTCATCCAGAGATTGGTTGGGGAATTAGACAGCAAGATAATTTTGTAGGAATTTTGAATAAATTAGAAAAAGAACATCAGCTTAATTCTCCTACAAATTGGGAGTTTGAAGAAGGTTCTTATATGAACGAATTACCAGCAGATTTAATTCAACTTTTAGAAAGATTTGATGGTGGTACTTTATTTGCTAATACCGAACATCCTTGGAATATTAAAGCATTCAAAGAATATACACCTTGTAAGATTACAGATAATAAAGTTTTTACCATTTTTATTCAACTTAAAGATAATCGCTGTATTGCTTTTGCAAATATAAGACGAAAAAATGGCAAATTTGGAGATAAAGATTATCGAACTTGGTTTGAATGGTGGATTGTTGTCGGGAAACCTATTTTAATTGAAGATAAAGGTTCGATTGAGAGTAAAAGTTGGATATTGAAACCGGAATCAACCAAAATGATTGCAAAAGGGATTCCGCAATTATTTGAAAGAATTATTCAAGCAGAAGGAAGATATTATTTTGATGCTGAGGATTTTATTGCTGATGAATCAATTCAAATTTTAAGTTAG
- a CDS encoding TRAP transporter small permease subunit has product MEKLLKISRIIDAFNELIGKITSWLVLVLVIVGGWNVVGRYLGRLTGSNLSSNAYIEAQWYIFSLIFFFAGAYALKHNEHVRVDVFYSKCNPRQKALIEVLGTIFFLIPFCGLIIFYSWETIVNSWSIWETSSDPDGLPRYPIKSAIIVAFALLILQGVSQIIKNVAILKGYLQPQEESSDY; this is encoded by the coding sequence TTGGAAAAACTTTTAAAAATATCGCGAATCATCGATGCTTTTAATGAGCTTATCGGTAAAATTACTAGTTGGCTGGTATTAGTTTTAGTAATTGTCGGTGGGTGGAATGTTGTCGGCAGATATCTAGGACGATTAACTGGTAGTAATTTGAGCTCCAATGCTTATATTGAAGCTCAATGGTATATTTTTAGCTTAATATTTTTTTTCGCGGGGGCTTACGCTCTCAAACATAACGAACACGTGCGGGTTGATGTTTTCTACAGTAAATGCAACCCCCGTCAGAAAGCGCTTATAGAAGTTTTAGGTACGATATTCTTCTTAATTCCATTTTGTGGTTTAATTATTTTCTATTCTTGGGAAACCATTGTTAATTCTTGGTCAATTTGGGAAACTTCTTCAGATCCCGATGGTTTACCGCGATATCCCATAAAAAGTGCAATTATCGTTGCTTTTGCATTATTGATATTGCAAGGAGTCTCTCAAATTATTAAAAACGTAGCAATTTTAAAAGGTTATTTACAACCCCAGGAGGAAAGCAGTGATTACTGA
- a CDS encoding mechanosensitive ion channel family protein codes for MTDLLANIQRWLSNPTITKFIEVVIGIVIIALIFRFIRQSIPRYIQDSDIRYRTRKTISLIGYIVMLLFAVFVFSDRLGQFTVIFGAVGAGIAFALQEVIASFAGWVAISLGQFYKPGNRVQLGGITGDVIDISILRTTLMECGDWVKADLYNGRIVRIANSFVFKEPVYNYSADFAFLWDEITVPVRYGSEHRLAREILEEVVSEVTNEYIPQAKQQWQKMTNKYLIEDARIEPMITLITNDNWMEFTIRYVVSYKKRRMKKDQLFTRILDEFENTNGRVAFASQTFALVEAPTFNVKFKDEEKTIL; via the coding sequence ATGACAGATTTGCTTGCAAATATTCAAAGATGGCTTTCTAATCCCACTATCACCAAATTCATTGAAGTGGTGATTGGAATAGTAATTATTGCATTGATTTTTCGATTTATTCGTCAGTCAATTCCCCGCTATATTCAAGATTCTGATATTCGTTATCGTACCCGTAAAACTATCAGTCTTATTGGGTATATAGTCATGCTGCTATTTGCAGTATTTGTATTTAGCGATCGCTTGGGACAATTTACTGTTATCTTCGGTGCAGTCGGTGCGGGTATCGCTTTTGCGCTACAAGAAGTAATTGCCAGTTTTGCAGGTTGGGTGGCAATTTCTTTGGGTCAATTTTACAAGCCAGGTAATAGAGTGCAGTTAGGCGGTATCACGGGTGATGTGATTGACATTAGCATTTTACGAACTACTTTAATGGAATGTGGTGACTGGGTAAAAGCCGATTTATACAACGGACGTATTGTCAGAATTGCTAACAGTTTTGTATTTAAAGAACCCGTATATAATTATTCAGCCGACTTTGCTTTTCTTTGGGATGAAATTACAGTACCGGTAAGATATGGTAGCGAACATAGATTAGCAAGAGAAATTTTAGAGGAAGTAGTGTCGGAAGTCACTAACGAATATATTCCTCAAGCCAAACAACAATGGCAGAAAATGACTAATAAATACCTGATTGAAGATGCACGAATAGAGCCGATGATTACTTTAATAACTAATGACAATTGGATGGAATTTACAATTAGATATGTTGTCAGCTATAAAAAGCGGCGTATGAAGAAAGACCAATTATTTACTCGTATTCTCGACGAGTTTGAAAACACAAACGGAAGAGTTGCATTTGCTTCCCAGACTTTTGCACTTGTTGAAGCTCCAACATTTAACGTTAAATTTAAAGACGAAGAGAAAACAATTTTGTAA
- a CDS encoding pentapeptide repeat-containing protein translates to MMNLFSKNQINKRLKIVVEELTKNQIERRIIAIENLEKIALEYPEEYDKVFQIITTYIKQNRSLKILNEFQTNPISEINTDIKTALKIITNPDTDKYLRRDKIDLSCIDIRGANLRNANLKKVNLEQSILYRVNLIDADLENANLNSAVLSAANLTRANLTSANLSGAILNAANLTQANLSNADLRCANLFLANLRGANLKGVNFDRANLREAFFNDKKANH, encoded by the coding sequence ATGATGAATTTATTTAGTAAAAATCAAATTAACAAGCGTTTAAAAATTGTTGTAGAAGAACTAACTAAAAATCAGATAGAGCGAAGAATAATTGCCATAGAAAATTTAGAAAAGATAGCTTTGGAATATCCGGAAGAATATGATAAAGTTTTTCAAATAATTACGACTTATATTAAGCAAAATCGGTCTTTGAAAATATTAAACGAATTTCAAACAAATCCGATAAGTGAAATTAATACCGATATTAAAACCGCTTTAAAAATTATAACTAATCCGGATACCGATAAATACTTGCGTAGAGATAAGATTGACTTGAGTTGCATTGATATTCGGGGTGCGAATCTTCGTAATGCAAATCTTAAAAAAGTTAATTTAGAACAATCAATCCTTTACCGGGTAAACTTAATTGATGCAGACCTAGAAAATGCTAATTTAAATAGTGCAGTACTAAGTGCAGCAAATCTGACTCGGGCAAATCTTACCTCAGCTAACTTATCTGGTGCTATATTGAATGCAGCAAATCTTACTCAAGCAAATCTTTCTAATGCCGATTTGCGTTGTGCTAACTTATTTTTAGCTAATTTGCGTGGAGCAAATCTTAAGGGTGTTAACTTTGATAGGGCGAATCTAAGAGAAGCTTTTTTTAACGATAAAAAGGCAAATCATTAG
- a CDS encoding VOC family protein yields MLNQIALNLIVIRVEDLTRSRKFYEILGISFLYEQHGNGEKHLSAMLGGIVFEIYPSSNNIDTSGVRLGFRVSSVDNTIEELQAIETVIVSPPKDSQWGRRAVIIDPDGHKIELVD; encoded by the coding sequence ATGTTAAATCAAATAGCTTTAAACCTTATAGTAATTCGCGTCGAAGATTTAACTAGAAGCAGAAAATTTTACGAAATATTAGGAATTAGCTTCTTATACGAGCAACATGGCAATGGTGAAAAACATCTGTCCGCAATGTTGGGAGGAATTGTATTTGAAATTTATCCGAGCAGTAATAATATAGATACTTCAGGAGTGCGTTTGGGTTTTCGCGTTTCTTCCGTAGATAATACTATAGAAGAATTACAAGCAATTGAGACAGTTATAGTATCCCCACCAAAAGATTCTCAATGGGGAAGACGTGCTGTAATTATAGACCCCGACGGTCATAAGATAGAACTTGTTGATTAA
- a CDS encoding ankyrin repeat domain-containing protein yields the protein MKIICIKILLEAGADISLLDCFGRNAFWLSLETGNLDKVKLIFPFTPSRDDSSFWWKSPLFYPIKYNYAEILEWLVLEGFDIEETDEYLNTPLMEAAESGATDCVRILFEVGADINKVDSCHQNAISKAANLEIVEILLSENDDFSDISDEIRVSLLDVGDEELQLREIKDKSQTLVGNHIYIIGNNGYQNQRVLNETPVYRLNCDSFKIEKIETIGNKPGWISQHKAKFQQPSQIYISGGKLWTQKAYIENSIDYILDLTNFKWSRINS from the coding sequence ATAAAAATAATTTGTATCAAAATCTTACTTGAAGCAGGTGCTGATATTTCTCTTCTCGATTGCTTTGGTAGAAATGCTTTCTGGTTAAGTTTGGAAACTGGCAATTTAGACAAAGTCAAATTAATATTTCCTTTTACACCAAGTCGCGATGATTCTTCATTTTGGTGGAAATCTCCGCTCTTCTACCCAATAAAATATAATTATGCCGAAATTCTAGAATGGTTAGTTTTAGAAGGATTTGATATTGAAGAAACCGACGAGTATTTGAATACTCCTTTAATGGAAGCTGCTGAATCTGGTGCTACCGATTGCGTCAGAATTTTATTTGAAGTTGGTGCTGATATAAATAAAGTCGATAGTTGTCACCAAAATGCAATAAGCAAAGCAGCTAATTTAGAAATCGTCGAAATCCTTCTTTCTGAAAATGATGATTTTAGCGATATTAGTGATGAAATACGAGTATCGCTGTTAGATGTTGGTGACGAAGAATTACAGCTTAGGGAAATAAAAGATAAATCACAAACTCTGGTAGGCAATCACATCTACATTATCGGAAATAATGGTTATCAAAATCAAAGAGTACTCAACGAAACTCCAGTTTACCGATTGAATTGCGATTCATTCAAAATCGAAAAAATTGAAACCATCGGAAATAAACCTGGTTGGATAAGCCAACATAAAGCTAAATTTCAACAACCATCCCAAATTTACATTAGTGGTGGTAAATTATGGACTCAAAAAGCTTATATTGAAAACTCCATAGATTACATTTTAGATTTAACTAACTTTAAATGGAGTCGAATTAATTCTTAA
- a CDS encoding TRAP transporter large permease subunit — MFVGALVLLSLGYPVAFSLGGVSILFALLGVALGLDNFDLQLFGLMPLRIFKIMANYTLLAIPYFIFMGSMLEKTGIAERLLETMGILFGRLRGGLALAVVIVGALLAATTGVVAATVVAMGLISLPIMLRYGYDKQLATGVIAASGTLGQIIPPSVVLIVLADQLRIGDRNLSVGDLFIGSIIPGLMMAGAFALYVLIIAFLKPEIAPPLPPEVRNISAVKLFAQVSQVMLPPLILILLVLGSIFFGFATPTEAGAVGCIATIILAAVYRKLTLATLSQVCDATMRITSMVIFILIGSTAFALVFRGLDGDIFMKDVLSNIPGGEVGFLLVSMVVVLLLGFFIDFFEIAFIVIPLFVPVAQQLGIDLVWYGVILGANLQTSFLTPPFGFALFYLRGVAPKEVTTVDIYRGVMPFILIQLLVLGLIIIFPQIVTFLPSLMKPAPVEVLSSFVVAL; from the coding sequence ATGTTTGTCGGTGCTTTAGTTTTATTGTCTTTGGGGTATCCGGTAGCATTTTCCCTGGGAGGGGTTTCGATTCTCTTCGCTTTATTGGGAGTGGCATTAGGTTTAGATAATTTCGATTTGCAATTATTTGGTTTAATGCCGTTGCGAATTTTTAAGATAATGGCGAATTATACTCTTTTAGCTATTCCCTATTTTATTTTTATGGGGTCGATGCTGGAAAAAACGGGTATCGCCGAACGTCTTTTGGAAACAATGGGAATATTGTTTGGACGTTTGCGGGGTGGTTTGGCTTTAGCGGTGGTAATTGTTGGTGCCCTACTCGCAGCGACTACCGGAGTTGTTGCGGCGACAGTGGTTGCTATGGGTTTGATATCCTTACCAATTATGTTGCGTTACGGCTATGATAAACAGTTGGCAACTGGAGTGATTGCAGCATCGGGAACTTTGGGACAGATAATTCCCCCATCGGTAGTATTGATAGTACTTGCAGACCAATTACGGATAGGCGATCGCAACCTTTCTGTGGGTGATTTATTCATTGGTTCGATCATTCCCGGTTTGATGATGGCAGGTGCTTTTGCATTATACGTGTTGATAATCGCATTTTTGAAACCGGAAATTGCTCCACCGTTACCCCCCGAAGTCAGAAATATCAGCGCGGTGAAATTATTTGCCCAGGTATCTCAGGTAATGCTGCCGCCTTTAATATTGATATTGTTGGTATTGGGAAGCATCTTTTTCGGATTCGCCACACCTACCGAAGCCGGAGCAGTAGGTTGTATAGCCACAATAATTCTTGCTGCCGTATACCGTAAATTAACCCTTGCAACCCTGAGTCAAGTTTGCGACGCGACTATGCGAATTACTAGCATGGTCATATTTATTTTAATTGGCTCAACTGCCTTTGCCTTGGTATTTCGCGGGCTTGACGGCGATATTTTCATGAAAGATGTTTTAAGTAATATCCCTGGTGGAGAAGTAGGATTTTTGCTAGTTAGTATGGTAGTTGTATTGCTGCTAGGCTTCTTTATCGACTTCTTTGAAATTGCCTTTATAGTCATACCGTTATTTGTTCCTGTAGCGCAACAGTTAGGAATTGATTTAGTTTGGTATGGGGTTATATTAGGAGCAAATTTACAAACCTCATTTTTAACGCCTCCCTTTGGTTTTGCTCTATTTTATTTACGGGGTGTTGCACCAAAAGAAGTAACTACGGTAGATATTTATCGAGGAGTTATGCCGTTTATTTTGATTCAGCTATTGGTATTGGGATTAATTATTATATTTCCGCAGATTGTTACTTTCTTGCCTTCATTAATGAAGCCAGCGCCGGTTGAGGTTTTGAGTTCGTTCGTAGTTGCGCTTTAG